The window GGCATTATCTGACACACCATTATGACATCTGACCCATATATACGAGAAAATAATTTCTATATGTTTTAACTAAATAATGTGATATATTGGATCTGCATTGGGGGTTCTTTGTTTACTGAGACAACTAAGATGTGCAGCATGTTTTGTAAGTGGTAATAATGATCTGTTTCTGATTCCTATCCTTTGTAGAAAGCCAAGATGTCTTTATTAAGGTGAATGGCCTTGTCAAACAATCCATCTATTTGTCTCATTATCTGCATCTGCAAAGTCCTGTAGAAGAAGTCACCTGGTTTTTTCATAACAATGGAATAAAATTTAAAGTTGGAGAATTCAGAAGTCTACAATATAAAATCACCAACAGTGAGTTCAGCAATCGCTCGGAAGTATATAACAATGGAACAGGACTAAGGATCGCGGAACTGAGGTTGAATGATACCGGAGTCTTTCGGGCATCAATTATTCTTTCAAACCAAAACACAAAGGAACTTTTTTTCAATCTTACTGTTTATGGTACGTACTCACAATAAGATGCAAAATCTTATGGTAGTCATTGGTGGGGGAGAAAAATGAGGAATAGACTGTTTGCAGTCTTGCCTAAAACTCCTACATAGCCCGTTGTTTTGATGTTAGTGCAATAAAACACCTAGAAAGATTCTAACTGATACCAATAGAATTCTTGCACAATAAGTTACACCTCAGCCTGTTAGTATGTTCATGTTTGGATTGTAGGAGACGTTGGATAGCGGTGCACACTATGCCCGAGTCCTTAGGCCTCTGGCATGGTcatcgcttaggcgctgacccgtgctgaggcgcgctgctgctcggcactgagcccctgcagccgcaatgagagcggctttagcagaggctcgcgcacgcttccgcatgcctgcggaagcgtgtcttaagaaatctttagTTTCTTAGCTTGCcgtagcgcagggccggtcacatgagcggtcacttgagacgcttgcagagcaagcaaaattgaatttgccgcctccaagcgcgtcacgtaagcggttcacctaatgagggcaaaccagctcagtgccgttgtggccgcgcccccagatgagcgtgcacctagccacaaattgcacggccgagcagggcgcagcgcttgTGTGCCAGCATGCCACGCTCCCTCTCAGGCCGCAGCCTAAGgattagtccatagagactgaagccgtacggaggcgcgctgaggctgagggaaagcggtgctttccctggccttagagcgtgcgccgtccgtgggcgtgtctgggggcgggccagtgacgtcacggagctggttcggtctcattgggcaaaccgctcacgtgaccggccctgcgctacgGCAAGCTAAGAAACgaaagatttcttaagacacgcttccgcaggcatgcAGATGCGTGCGctagcccctgctaaagccgctctcattgcggctgcaggggctcagtgccgagcagcagcgcgcctcagcacgggtcagcgcctaagcgatgaccatgcccgaggcctaaggactcgggcatggtgcctcgggccgcgctcctgctctgcctcgcctgcagaagctggtgttttttgtggcctgacaggtgaggcagtgagcgcgctttgagGGCGGGGCAAAGGTGTggcggaggtggggcgggaggcggggctagtccctcatccccattggatgtttgctgtcacgtgaccgctcctcctctcccctcagcgcgtatatttaaacttgcctgtcgcctgcatttccacacacctccgcacgcatgcggaagcggctcctaAGGCTGTGGTCCCACTAACTATTACAGCGCACGcctgtgcgatcaagccccgcccacccagttcctccggtcccagtccctaccttgttgGCACCTTTCACCAGCGGTgcacgacaggttttcaggcaggcagaggagtttgagattggcatttgtgacggaggcgtggccacgcccctgccggcggttcagccaatgagggcgaaccagccgcgggacgtcatggccacgcccccgcaaacctaccgccacaccccctcccgtcacaaactttctctctcccttcagacTGCAGATCACGgtctagcgctgtgcatgcgccgccctcccgccgggcgcgtgtcacagtgctgactggggactcagcctaaagccgcgctgattacagatacAGGGGATATAGAATGTCAAAAGGggagtgttctgtctttttttttttccattttattttctactgagtgcgaatagccgtgcggctatttgcactcaacttaactgagtgcgaatagccgagctactatgaacactgtaatgtcagtaggtttctatgcctttattcactacaaAAACATCAGAaggtcttatagctcagtggttatgctccaggccattagcatagtggaccagggttcgattcctggctgggatgtttattttttttgcattttattttctactgagtgcgaatagccgtgcggctatttgcactcaactctgaatatccactgcccctTTTTTGTTGTAAAATtatgctcatgcttggagagttggtgatgtcattgcTCTCAGAGAGCgcaagctgttgaaatatgtaagtatttagacatatttgtatttacattgtatacccttttgataaaggttttttttttccatgtgattttgattacattaggcaggggggggggcgagaaatttcatggatgaaaaggggggggcTCGGCATTAAAAGTTTGCTTACACCTGGTGTATGGTACGTATTCACAAAGGTACTAATTCAAAAGATTTCTAGATGGCACAGACAGCGGAGAGGGAGACAGCGGAGAGGGAGACAAAAAGTATTTTACAGTCATCCAATACCAATTTGTAAAGATTGCAAGTTGAAATATCGTATCAATCAGGGCACTCTTGCTGAATGAGTAGACATGTCAGTCTGAATGTATGTTTAGGTCCGAATTGCAGAAAAGGTGGCAACTCAAGTTGTCATAACCAGCTTACCAGTGCAGATATTTCCATCTAATACACATATTCTTAGTCTCTAACATGAATTCACAGCTACAGTATTTTACAGTGTTCATGCTATTATCCGATAAGATGAGTGTTCAGGGCCCCCAAAACTTACAGTATGTGGTCATTTTGTGGCTGTGAAAGGTCAGTGTTGTGTATTGCGGTTATCGTTCATCGTTCAATGTGGGATCAAGTGTCTCAAACTAAACGGTTAATTGTGTCAATCTATACTGTCATTTGGGCCAATTACTAAATGGCAGACAATGGTGACACGTTAATGAATGAGCTCGAAAATGTACAATTGAAAATAGGTGCTAGAATTTAAAAGGTGCTGTAAAGTACCAGAGCATGAGATAATTGATGGTTACTTCCAGCCAATATGCACATGGACTTGGCAATTCAAAATTAagtacatctactatatatttctcaaagtgtcctatgtgtcgttgcctgtctgtctgtatgtatgtgtctccctgtgtccctccctgtgtccctagcggcaatcgcattggacctttggcctgtcactccgcctcaggccaatgagatggctcccttggcacgcccgcccccgcacacctctcattggcctgaggcggagtgacgggttaaaggggacacacacacacacaccacctccccccgcccaggtaagttactaaaccgccgcctcccctgtgcctcccacccctgtgcctcccacccctgtgcctcccgctgcctccaacccctgtgcctcccctcccagcacctctgcccctccttcccGCATTGCCTCCAAACTCACACCCCGGCCgcacgggacacagcgggggagcggccacaacacacaGGCCGCCGCGGGACACGACACACAGGCCGCCGCGGGACACGACACACAGGCCGCCGCGGGACACCGACACACAGGCCGCCGCGGGACACCGACACACAGGCCGCCGCGGGACACCAACACACAGGCCGCCGTGGGACACGACACACAGGCCGCCGCGGGACACCAACACACAGGCCGCCGTGGGACACGACACACAGGCCGCCGCGGGACACCGACACACAGGCCGCCGCGGGACACGACACACAGGCCGCCGCGGGACACCAACACACAGGCCGCCGTGGGACACGACACACAGGCCGCCGCGGGACACCGACACACAGGCCGCCGCGGGACACGACACACAGGCCGCCGCGGGACACaacacacagtctctcacactcccaaccccctctcacactccggTCGCCGTGGAACATCACAAAAAGCACACTCCCCCTGTCACCACTCCTGCCCTCACGCCATCAGCTTAATGCACAAATCACAACATGCTCAACGTACAACagctcaccccccctcttcccaccccccctcttcccacccccacccccctccttcccaccccccctcttcccacccccatccccctccttcccacccccaccccccctcttcccaccccccctcttcccacccccacccctcttcccaccccccccctcttcccacccccaccccccccccctcttcccaccccaccacccccctccctcttcccccaccctctccaggCCCCTTGCAGTTTGTCCTTTTTTAAAggtgtaaccctcctttcccgGCTCCTAAGGTGTTTACATTGTTGTGCAATGGTTGTTGGCTACTCAGCATGTATTACCTTtactcagggtgctggcttcaggaGGCTGGGCTGTGAGGTAGCAAGAATGTCTCATAATGGgcagggcttgacaaattatAAAAAAATGCTACtcgccccctggccctgcccctgccttcagCCCACCAattagtcttttttttaaatagcatcaattcctaataagaactaataacaacattCGAAGAAGAAGCTTTTTTAATAGTTAATGACAACATATTTAATGATTaagaagcattaaaaaaaaaaaactgcaacaTTGTGTTAGTTTTATTTGGGGCAGGCAGAATGCAGGGTCAGGGTTCTGATGAAGCACTTTGCAACTCGGCTCTGCTCAGTGGCAGACCTCCGggaggctctgtgtggggagcaggcagggctctgtgtggggagcagagggggatgGGGAGCATGGCAGGGGtggactctgtgtgagggagcaggggggggggggggacactgtgtgaggtagcaggCACTTAAATTAGTGCCAACTCTTAACACTTGAATGGAGGTATGTTGACTTTGTTGCTCTATCTAGATGTGAGACACGGCCCCTCTTTGTTGCTTCGGGGTTGCTACAGTATTATCCTGGTTTCACTAGGCCCATACAGGAGTCCTGGCTGGTCCTTCTCAAGTGACCCAATacctttggcctgtttgggaactgccacttctatACAGAGTGATGAGAAATATGAATGCAGATCTGCGGTTACTCCtgggagccctctttcctgcaGTTTTCATATCTCTTAGAATTTCAGGACTCCATTAACCTTCttctgggatcctaacttaaaggAGCACTGTCCCTAataaagcaggggagcctggtctgtgctattactttatgAACATCCCTATCTACTCTCCCTGAAgatcctctcctcttgtcctccggGAACCTGACTTCTCGAGTCCCTTCACCCTATCTTATATATCCCTTCTGACATCAGCATCTCCATGGTAACACAGGGAGGGGTCCAGCACACACTACCCCGCTCTGAACCCCTCAGAGTAACCTGGTAACCCCATTGAAGGGGGTTTACAAAGGTAAGGTACAGTACTCACAGCTTAAGTTTACTAATTTGGTGAGAACCATGATCCAGTCATCTCTAACCTCTTTATTGCCGATTAGGCACACATTGCCGTCATATAAAAGGAATCCATTTTAATGTAATCGTATCAAATGCCAAATCTCTCTAAATCTTTTGAATGCATTAATTAAAAATGTTCTAATCAAACTTGATATGACACCTATTGAAAGGCAGCTGCTTTTGGCAATATATTGGGAACTAAATACCATTATCAGGTGTTAATGATAGAAAGTAGCTCCTAAATATGCACAACAGAATTGTTGAGATTCTGTATTTTGTTGTGTACATTTTTTACACGGCTACTAACTTGGGGATAACTGTATTAATGAGTTTTACCTATAAGTGCCCATGTACTGAAATTAAGTCTTTATTTCTAAACGCAGAGCCTGTTCCAACCCCAGACATAGAGATGAAATTGGAAGGGTACACTACCGACTGGTGCAATTTTACTCTTCATTGTTCTGTCTCAAAAACCCAATCAATGCTCTCCTTCAGCTGGAAGCACAGAGACCCTGATCTTGGGTACCAGCCCTATGCAAATGGCAGCACAATCCAACTCTCACTGCAGCCTAATTCATGGGGCACGGAATTTCTCTGCTTGGTGCAGAACCCGGCGCATCAGAAAAATGCCTCCTTACAATCACAGAAAATCTGTCTTGCTTATGGTAAGTCATCAAAGGCCTCTCCTTTACAAATGTAGCCCTGGGGTTATTTTTgactcactgacccccctccgcgagtgtcGAGTGGTCGCAGGTGCcaccggaggcagcgacggacccgccggcacttcgcgagggtgggggccagtgcagggagcgctcggcctccctggagctccggcggcgcacccggctagcgggggggccgccatgacacacTACGCAAGCGTGcgcgggatcgcgcatgcgcagacagagGCAAAGCGTCCCGGCAGCCcttacaactcccaggaggcatagggagacaggcaccaggtgcctggtaggagccaatagggctgaaggattctcagcccgggagaatagatacttttcgcgggctttgcgacaggcagtcaggctgaggaggaggaaggggaaggaagggtgcagggagcgagtggctcctgcaccaggtaaggtttccccaagtcccaggcaggccccaaatccctgttagggtagggggtaagtgataagggacggcctgagatagggaggtcacccatAGGCGTGTGAGAGTGCAGGTCTGGCAGTGCCACggcgggtagtgctgtgagcactgacaaATAGGCACAGGGTGTGCAGCGGATGCTGAATGTTGTGGTTGCGTGTGTTGCTTCATGTGCCGGGAGATTGCAGAGACAGTGTATGTAGCGTgttattgctgcgggttccaggtgcagggcgctgttgcggcaggtGCCGTTAGTAGGTTACAGTTTGGGACTTGGGTagtaggggagtgggacaggtcgtTACCCcggcaggcccataggagttacccaagccaccacaggttgcggtactacagggacaggccctaggttagggttcctgtcacattagtgccccttagatagatagggaaatagcggcggttgctgtttccGTAAGGCgattgctgttcccgtgaagcggttggacccacgttggggtccacagagactgtgttccagagtgggaccgccctagcggtccgcacgtgcaggagttcggttgaaGGAGTCATCGCCGACTGAGCCTTTGCGAAGACTGctgacccgagcatcggagtgctcggcaggtatcaaatatataagtgcaccaccgggcccttagcgtaattagtgactgcgcagtcaccattgactctctgtaggagtacgggacattctaaggggttctttggacactgggtggggattcACCGGGTGTTGGGAAAGCATCCGGCGGGACGTCACGGTTGGTGTCTTCTCGTGCGAGGggcacaggttatgatgttatgttttatatgtgtgttagtaaagtgttagttattattcctactgtgtatgtgtttattaagtgtcctgcgaggaaccactcccccttcagcaggagccatcgcaggtggaggcgctgcgctgtgtaagtatgtaagtgttaccccaggctcccagctagcggaggctcagatctcctggagccgcaggtgttatacagctaccagtagtcccttaggtaggggttcagaaaaagggctacacaaacAATAGGTATGGATGGTGAGTGACACAGGAATAGCCTGTTGGTATTATCCACACAAAACCCAActgggttcccagcactcaagtgTAAATAACGAATCAATGTCAAATGGATATGCCCCCCAAAAAGGGACATTTTACTACAGTAAAAAAAAGTTCATACAATCAGTAAATTGCAAATAGACAGTGTGTAGGCACagtgtacagcagcggcagcttttattcgagcaaaagccgccggctgcatgcgtctgggaagcgggtagccgcggcgcgtggcggcgcactgtgacgtcacagtcacatgcgcgcccggcttccccatcttccccggcttccccaggcttccccgacacccctggagatcaaattaaggggtgcggggaagcagaggggcagagcaggagccggggtcgggaaggggagtaaattgcgcgcgaagtggaggggggggtgcgtgggggaaacgcggcggcgcgcggttattactggcggcagctggggtagatcccggcatgccgccggcatttagttcaataaaagatgtcgctactgtatgtacataatcGAAATGGATAGAAATGTGTCCTATTAATGACACAAAGCACGTCTAACGGACAACAAAAAAGCAAATAGGGAACTATACAAGTAAGAACAAGGGATgacgggagggagggtgaggggaagggACAGAACACAAAGCCAATTAAAAAAAGAGGGCAACGTTTCGGGCAGTGAgtcccttcttctggcccgttctcACAGACCAGGAGggtctgtggtacttccctttatatCCTCAAATAAGACCTCCCTTGCTAACAATGAACACAGGTATAATTAGTACAGCCCCACTAcagggaacatgcaaagtattcaCAAAAGAGCCCAAAAGCTCAGACACTAGAGTCCTCAAAGCAGAATAATCCCTAATGTGGGTAACGTTACGTGAAGCAGGAACCACTACGTGCTAATGCGAATTGCCGAAATCGGTCTCGAATGATGACCGTCTGTCTGTCCTGCCGTGTGCCGTCCTTTTAAAGCCCTTTAAACAACTGACATCACGGGACAGGATCCAAACGCTGGGACGCTGAGTCCCACGGAGTGCAGGGAAGCTGGTGTCTGACATCAGGAGCCAGGGCGTCTGTGCATGCAGCGGAGTGTGAAGTAAATGCGGTAGTGAGGCGACCCCCCAAAGCGtgtgtgttgtcatggcaatctCCCAGCGATCAGGCCCGGGATATGGAGAAAACAGAAAACGGCACAAAAATCAGTGAGGACAGACACAGTACTTATCAGACTAATACAAAACAGGTAATGGTAAGTCTTAATATGCTGCATTGTGCAGATAATTGTCTGATATGGACCAACTGTTCACAAAGAGATGGAGGGACGAGAGTAATGTGGACCACTAAATGGATGCACCTCACTCACATAACTAAAGCTCTTAAAAATGGGGTAAGGATCCAAATAGTCCGCAGTGATGGAAACATAAAAACTAGGTGTGAAAGAAGGACACTGAAATTGTCATCAGAACATACCCTTAATTGGTTTTAGTTAATACATGACACCCAAATTAAATACTCTAAAAAATGAAGTCACAGCCCCCTATATCCATTGTGCAATCTCCTGATGAGTAAGTCCATAGTGGATCcagccgggcggaggcgcgctgagggaaagcgggtgctttccctggccttagaccgcgcaccgtccgggggcgtgtcgcggggggggggggggggctgtgacgtcactgtaACTTGTGAcggtataataatacaccaaataacggGTGAACTGAACAcatcttagatataataaagtgaattTATTCcttaggtgaacacagcagatagtacaaataacagacaagaaaataacacttacttaggggatTGGAATGAAGAAGTAATCAGGAAACACGATTAGCAATtcaacagcaatcaggcatcaatcaGTTGGTAAAATGAAGACAGAGGATATAGGGCTGACACCACTTTATATATAATTCCAGTCCTATAtcattgagtgcaggctattggagaaaaattacctgcacccaatctctaacgtgggaacattaataacccatgccccccagctagttggcacatgtgtACTGGGgaccctgggggtctcatttctttagccccacacaagTCAGGGCGCCGGCCTATCTACCAGATGGGGATCTGGTCAGGAAATTCTTTGTTTGTAGGTATGAGTTATAGCACTTgcagaccactcaagccctgcatttctccgccctaatgtatacagctagGGTGGCTGAGCCTTttatcagggggtctgttgtagacaataggtcgaccccctgagtttttacattcCACAGATtgcaggaatcttcgcgggcttttatccccgctttgaaattcaatacagtttttaatattaagacatattaaaataatccgttctgttggGCCGAGCGGGTTGAAACGGgccagtccctcatgccggaggtgactctccatgttggccaagtttcagctcgctgcgaccttccagaccggagatacacaaatacagtttaaaacTCTTATTACTTCAATACAGGATTCTCCGCTTtgaaaatgaatctctg is drawn from Ascaphus truei isolate aAscTru1 chromosome 7, aAscTru1.hap1, whole genome shotgun sequence and contains these coding sequences:
- the LOC142498957 gene encoding CD48 antigen-like isoform X2, with the translated sequence MLQVLQLLFLYTFPVSESQDVFIKVNGLVKQSIYLSHYLHLQSPVEEVTWFFHNNGIKFKVGEFRSLQYKITNSEFSNRSEVYNNGTGLRIAELRLNDTGVFRASIILSNQNTKELFFNLTVYEPVPTPDIEMKLEGYTTDWCNFTLHCSVSKTQSMLSFSWKHRDPDLGYQPYANGSTIQLSLQPNSWGTEFLCLVQNPAHQKNASLQSQKICLAYDKKSADNRHYYYILLPVLISFCVFLPLFALVIWKKTRKESTSTALPNEHPELEYIEIVTVPRNGSNQKRPVQPLMPKTETIYTTIKKPA
- the LOC142498957 gene encoding SLAM family member 5-like isoform X3; translation: MLQVLQLLFLYTFPVSESQDVFIKVNGLVKQSIYLSHYLHLQSPVEEVTWFFHNNGIKFKVGEFRSLQYKITNSEFSNRSEVYNNGTGLRIAELRLNDTGVFRASIILSNQNTKELFFNLTVYEPVPTPDIEMKLEGYTTDWCNFTLHCSVSKTQSMLSFSWKHRDPDLGYQPYANGSTIQLSLQPNSWGTEFLCLVQNPAHQKNASLQSQKICLAYESTSTALPNEHPELEYIEIVTVPRNGSNQNLCIPQKRPVQPLMPKTETIYTTIKKPA
- the LOC142498957 gene encoding CD48 antigen-like isoform X1, producing MLQVLQLLFLYTFPVSESQDVFIKVNGLVKQSIYLSHYLHLQSPVEEVTWFFHNNGIKFKVGEFRSLQYKITNSEFSNRSEVYNNGTGLRIAELRLNDTGVFRASIILSNQNTKELFFNLTVYEPVPTPDIEMKLEGYTTDWCNFTLHCSVSKTQSMLSFSWKHRDPDLGYQPYANGSTIQLSLQPNSWGTEFLCLVQNPAHQKNASLQSQKICLAYDKKSADNRHYYYILLPVLISFCVFLPLFALVIWKKTRKESTSTALPNEHPELEYIEIVTVPRNGSNQNLCIPQKRPVQPLMPKTETIYTTIKKPA